A stretch of the Notamacropus eugenii isolate mMacEug1 chromosome 2, mMacEug1.pri_v2, whole genome shotgun sequence genome encodes the following:
- the ZNHIT2 gene encoding zinc finger HIT domain-containing protein 2, which produces MEPAGPCGQCPPGEARPARYTCPRCNVPYCSLPCYRAHGACAEAFYRDQVLGELRGRTASPSRLAGALRRLRQQREAEAPEERQDLGGLWERLQPAEKAAFERLLNRGEAGRLLPPWRPWWWRGGARAPLLEELRVREEGADEPAPEPAPESQDGLELAAAPPPVPSAIPVLARLSGGRAPSPLLRFQLPNVLFAYAHAQGLYHGGLDDDPALLLDVCSTVLGVAGALGARQAFRSTREALHAAAHALRAGAHPPGPLGARGAMREAARLLLGESAQLGKQKGYTLAALAQLARAFGRARNLVPAGEQRERLYRARKKCQYLLAWTNEHEDALTPLALDCAQEYRAEDQEAGQVEALSAELERLWGGPRPPAPRTLIQELA; this is translated from the coding sequence ATGGAGCCCGCGGGGCCGTGCGGTCAGTGTCCCCCAGGCGAAGCGAGGCCAGCGCGCTACACCTGCCCCCGCTGCAATGTGCCCTACTGCTCGCTGCCCTGCTACCGGGCGCATGGGGCCTGCGCCGAGGCCTTCTACCGGGACCAGGTGCTGGGCGAGCTCCGCGGCCGCACTGCCTCGCCCAGCCGCCTGGCGGGCGCCCTACGCCGGCTGCGGCAGCAGCGCGAAGCCGAGGCGCCGGAGGAGCGCCAGGACCTGGGGGGCCTGTGGGAGCGTCTGCAGCCCGCCGAGAAGGCGGCCTTCGAGCGGCTCCTGAACCGGGGCGAGGCCGGGCGGCTGCTGCCTCCGTGGAGGCCGTGGTGGTGGCGCGGCGGAGCGCGGGCGCCGCTGCTGGAGGAGCTGCGCGTGCGCGAGGAAGGCGCCGACGAGCCCGCGCCTGAACCCGCCCCCGAGTCCCAGGACGGGCTCGAGCTCGCGGCCGCGCCGCCGCCGGTGCCCAGCGCCATCCCCGTCTTGGCGCGGCTCAGCGGCGGCCGCGCGCCCTCGCCCCTGCTGCGCTTCCAGCTGCCCAACGTGCTCTTTGCCTACGCGCATGCGCAAGGCCTCTACCACGGCGGCCTCGACGATGACCCCGCGCTTCTGTTGGACGTGTGTTCTACGGTGCTGGGCGTGGCCGGCGCGCTCGGCGCCCGCCAGGCCTTCCGCTCCACGCGCGAGGCGTTGCACGCGGCCGCGCACGCGTTGAGGGCTGGCGCGCACCCGCCAGGGCCGCTGGGCGCGCGGGGCGCTATGCGCGAGGCCGCGCGCCTCCTGCTGGGCGAGAGCGCGCAGCTCGGCAAGCAGAAGGGCTACACCCTGGCGGCACTGGCGCAGCTGGCGCGCGCGTTTGGGCGCGCGCGCAACCTCGTGCCCGCGGGCGAGCAGCGGGAGCGCCTCTACAGAGCGCGCAAGAAGTGCCAGTACCTGCTGGCGTGGACCAACGAGCACGAGGACGCGCTCACGCCACTGGCCTTGGACTGTGCTCAGGAGTACCGCGCCGAGGATCAGGAGGCGGGCCAAGTGGAGGCCCTGAGTGCGGAGCTGGAACGCCTGTGGGGGGGCCCGCGCCCCCCGGCCCCAAGGACCCTGATCCAGGAGCTGGCCTGA